Proteins encoded together in one Caldicellulosiruptor saccharolyticus DSM 8903 window:
- a CDS encoding biotin transporter BioY, translated as MNTKSICLVSLFAALTAVGAYIKIPIPYVPFTLQLLFCVLAGLLLGPKLGALSQIVYVATGLLGVPIFAEGGGPLYIFKPTFGYLIGFIVCAYVAGYISHLKQSRNISTNIIGSLIGLFFVYLLGVSYLYVIYNVYLKISKTISWALYWGFLVCVPGDIFLCIVASIVAKRLKPMLEKILIINTGYLQDIKE; from the coding sequence GTGAATACAAAAAGTATTTGCTTGGTTTCTCTCTTTGCGGCTTTGACTGCTGTGGGAGCCTATATAAAAATTCCTATTCCTTATGTACCATTTACTCTTCAGCTTCTGTTTTGTGTATTGGCAGGACTTCTTTTAGGTCCCAAACTTGGTGCACTCTCTCAAATAGTATATGTTGCAACTGGATTACTTGGCGTTCCAATCTTTGCAGAAGGTGGAGGTCCGTTGTATATTTTTAAACCAACCTTTGGTTATCTAATTGGTTTTATCGTTTGTGCATATGTAGCTGGCTATATATCTCATTTGAAGCAAAGCAGAAATATAAGCACAAACATAATAGGTTCATTGATTGGCTTGTTTTTTGTATACTTATTAGGAGTTAGTTACCTGTATGTGATTTACAATGTTTACCTAAAAATATCTAAAACCATTAGCTGGGCTTTATACTGGGGATTTTTAGTATGTGTGCCTGGAGATATATTTTTATGCATCGTTGCTTCCATTGTTGCAAAAAGATTAAAACCAATGTTAGAAAAAATTTTGATTATAAATACAGGATATTTACAAGATATCAAAGAATAG
- the bioD gene encoding dethiobiotin synthase, translated as MKAVYIIGTDTDVGKTLICAGLCWALKEKGYNIGYFKPVLSGAKRRGKMLIPQDTEFVVNFAKIKGDIYRLTPFIFEKPASPHIAASDENVDINVNQIKQTFEDLSQNYEFVIIEGCGGLAVPLKEERNQFYMQYQLIKEICNNVILVTTTKLGTINHTLLTVEFAKAYGLCLKGIIVNMYKNEPDEDKVINTITKFTNIPILAKVDFINDFPSDVDENKFKNVFKKCFDDRAIRKIMGVFEC; from the coding sequence ATGAAAGCTGTTTACATTATTGGAACAGATACTGATGTTGGAAAGACGTTAATATGTGCTGGACTTTGTTGGGCTTTAAAAGAAAAAGGATATAATATAGGATATTTCAAACCAGTACTAAGTGGGGCTAAAAGAAGAGGAAAGATGCTAATACCTCAAGATACAGAATTTGTAGTTAATTTTGCAAAAATAAAAGGGGATATTTACAGACTCACACCATTTATATTTGAGAAACCAGCCTCCCCTCATATAGCTGCAAGTGATGAAAACGTAGATATTAATGTTAATCAAATAAAACAAACCTTTGAAGATTTATCACAGAACTACGAATTCGTAATAATTGAAGGTTGTGGCGGGTTGGCAGTGCCATTAAAAGAAGAGAGAAACCAATTTTATATGCAATATCAATTGATAAAGGAAATTTGCAACAATGTTATATTAGTTACCACAACAAAATTAGGAACAATTAATCACACTCTCTTGACAGTTGAGTTTGCAAAAGCTTACGGACTTTGTTTAAAGGGGATCATAGTGAATATGTATAAGAATGAACCTGATGAAGATAAAGTAATAAATACAATAACAAAATTTACCAATATTCCAATATTAGCCAAAGTAGACTTTATAAATGATTTTCCAAGTGATGTAGATGAGAATAAATTTAAAAATGTTTTTAAAAAATGCTTTGATGATAGGGCAATAAGGAAGATAATGGGGGTTTTTGAATGTTAA
- the bioA gene encoding adenosylmethionine--8-amino-7-oxononanoate transaminase, with the protein MLNEWQQRDLKYIWHPCSQMKDYEELPPIVIERGQGVWLYDVEGNRYLDAISSWWTNLFGHCNKRLNDALKAQADKLEHVIFANFSHKPAIELSQKLVEIAPKGLEKVFFSDDGSTSVEVALKMSFQYHQQKGNYTKLKFACFTNSYHGETLGALSVGSIDLYSKIYKPILKESIEIQGPDCFRCKYHKTRYSCDVECFEEVEKVLKKHHKKICAVIIEPIIQCAGGMRIYPPKFLKLLREACTSYDVHLIADEVAVGFGRTGKMFACEHAGITPDFLCLSKGLTAGYMPLAVTLTTQEIFDAFYADYVELKAFLHSHSYTGNPLGCAVALESLKIFEEYNILKEINEKATYLEELARKTFDNHRFVGEYRQFGFVGAIELVEDKATKKEFDWRKRVGYHIYKTALKKGLLIRPLGNVIYFMPPFVIEKDEIDFMVRNTLKAINQFFGL; encoded by the coding sequence ATGTTAAATGAATGGCAACAAAGAGATTTAAAGTATATTTGGCATCCATGCTCACAAATGAAGGATTATGAAGAACTACCACCTATCGTTATAGAAAGAGGCCAGGGAGTATGGCTATACGATGTTGAAGGTAATAGATATCTTGATGCAATTTCTTCGTGGTGGACAAATCTTTTTGGACATTGTAATAAAAGATTAAATGATGCTCTCAAAGCTCAAGCAGACAAGTTAGAACATGTAATATTTGCAAACTTTTCACACAAACCAGCTATTGAATTGTCTCAAAAATTAGTTGAAATAGCACCAAAGGGATTGGAGAAAGTATTCTTTTCTGATGATGGTTCAACATCTGTTGAAGTTGCACTTAAGATGAGTTTTCAATATCATCAACAGAAGGGGAATTATACAAAGCTCAAGTTTGCATGTTTTACAAACTCATATCATGGAGAAACCTTAGGGGCATTGTCTGTTGGAAGTATAGATCTGTATTCAAAGATATATAAACCTATTTTGAAAGAATCAATAGAAATTCAAGGTCCTGATTGTTTTAGATGTAAATACCACAAAACAAGATATAGCTGCGATGTAGAATGTTTTGAAGAAGTAGAAAAGGTTTTAAAAAAGCACCATAAAAAAATTTGTGCTGTCATAATTGAGCCAATTATCCAATGTGCAGGTGGCATGAGAATTTACCCACCTAAATTTTTAAAGCTATTGCGAGAAGCCTGCACCAGCTATGATGTTCATCTCATTGCAGATGAGGTAGCTGTTGGATTTGGTAGAACAGGAAAGATGTTTGCATGTGAACATGCAGGGATAACTCCGGACTTTTTATGTTTATCAAAAGGCTTGACTGCTGGGTATATGCCGTTGGCAGTAACACTTACAACTCAAGAAATTTTTGATGCGTTTTATGCTGACTATGTGGAATTAAAAGCTTTTTTGCATAGTCATAGCTATACTGGAAATCCTCTTGGTTGTGCAGTTGCTTTAGAATCATTAAAGATCTTTGAGGAATACAATATCCTCAAGGAAATAAACGAAAAAGCAACCTACCTTGAGGAGCTTGCCAGAAAAACTTTTGATAACCATAGGTTTGTGGGTGAGTATAGGCAATTTGGATTTGTCGGAGCAATTGAGCTTGTTGAAGATAAGGCTACTAAAAAGGAATTTGATTGGAGAAAGAGAGTGGGATATCACATTTATAAAACTGCTTTGAAGAAAGGGTTGCTTATTCGTCCTCTTGGGAATGTAATATATTTTATGCCCCCCTTTGTTATTGAAAAAGATGAAATTGATTTTATGGTTAGGAATACTCTTAAAGCAATAAATCAATTTTTTGGACTGTAG
- the bioB gene encoding biotin synthase BioB, with the protein MLNFLQSVQFAKEIEKKIIEYEQDIDISEATMLYEIAKHDFDLVKNLADTIKRYYFKNNIELCSIYPAKVGMCTEDCKFCSQSIYHSCKIEIKDVASVDEVIEYLENIIAFPVKRFSLVTSGGELNDSEFERIIDIISYISKNYDIHLCASLGFLTKERAKKLMLAGVTRYHNNLETSSTYFKNICSTHTQAQKIETLKIAKETGLEICSGGIISMGEDMIERIKLAFELRELKVDSVPINILNPIKGTPFEDMKIMDQNEIFITLALFRIVLPRKTILLAGGKENALKDMEKIAYKCGINGCMVGNYLTTQGMGIKEKVEMLESLGLEV; encoded by the coding sequence ATGCTAAACTTTCTTCAATCAGTTCAATTTGCAAAAGAAATTGAAAAGAAGATAATAGAATATGAGCAGGATATTGATATTAGTGAAGCAACTATGCTTTACGAAATTGCAAAGCATGACTTTGATCTTGTGAAAAACCTTGCAGATACAATTAAAAGGTATTATTTTAAAAACAATATTGAACTGTGTTCAATTTATCCTGCCAAGGTGGGAATGTGCACAGAAGATTGTAAATTTTGTTCTCAATCTATTTATCATAGTTGCAAGATTGAAATAAAAGACGTGGCATCAGTTGACGAGGTTATAGAATATTTGGAAAATATCATAGCTTTCCCTGTAAAAAGATTTTCCTTAGTCACAAGCGGTGGAGAACTGAACGACTCTGAATTCGAAAGGATTATAGATATTATTTCTTATATTTCAAAAAATTATGATATCCACCTCTGTGCTTCTTTAGGTTTTCTCACAAAAGAAAGAGCAAAAAAACTCATGTTAGCAGGGGTTACAAGGTACCACAACAATTTAGAGACATCAAGTACATATTTTAAAAATATATGCTCAACTCATACCCAAGCACAAAAGATTGAGACTTTAAAGATTGCAAAAGAGACAGGTCTCGAAATTTGCAGTGGTGGAATAATTTCAATGGGTGAGGATATGATTGAGAGAATTAAGCTTGCATTTGAGCTGAGAGAATTAAAGGTTGATTCTGTTCCTATCAACATATTAAATCCAATAAAAGGCACACCTTTTGAAGATATGAAGATCATGGACCAAAATGAAATTTTTATCACCCTGGCACTATTTAGAATTGTACTACCAAGGAAGACCATTCTACTCGCAGGCGGGAAAGAAAATGCACTAAAGGATATGGAAAAGATAGCATACAAATGTGGTATAAACGGTTGCATGGTCGGAAACTACCTTACAACACAAGGGATGGGAATAAAAGAGAAGGTAGAGATGTTAGAGAGTTTAGGCTTAGAAGTTTAA
- a CDS encoding transposase, translated as MFKNHNKQLSFLDLYEHVKNIALNNPQNLLGFFSNFIDLNQFIPQSFFKVYYKHFGKQRDFSLQSMLCAHFNQKIFKLSTLIQLRAILFNSYELRIFCNFNKIPSISTFSRFRETCQEFCVSNS; from the coding sequence ATGTTCAAAAACCATAACAAACAATTATCTTTTCTTGACCTCTACGAGCATGTTAAAAACATTGCTCTCAACAATCCACAAAATTTACTGGGCTTTTTCAGCAACTTCATTGACTTAAACCAGTTCATACCTCAGTCCTTCTTCAAAGTCTACTACAAACATTTCGGAAAACAAAGAGATTTCTCTTTGCAATCTATGCTCTGCGCTCACTTCAACCAAAAAATCTTCAAGCTCTCTACACTAATACAACTGCGCGCTATATTATTCAATTCCTACGAACTCAGAATCTTCTGCAACTTTAATAAAATTCCTTCCATCTCCACTTTCTCAAGATTCAGAGAGACTTGTCAAGAATTTTGTGTATCCAATTCATAG